The Claveliimonas bilis genome window below encodes:
- a CDS encoding gamma-glutamyl-gamma-aminobutyrate hydrolase family protein — translation MTPTSLPFIGVVMCGFMDQRQFVTHSYISAIVRSGGCPIVLPCTGKKEASLQAASICHGFLFCGGGDVTPLLFDRPPLSSAGETDFQTDLFQLSLMKHVLTLSRPVLGICRGMQLMNIVRGGEILQDLSLHSEPCLCHMQHSRLRSDPCHSITLQKDSILHNILGDHAEVNSFHHQAVLTAGKGISITAHSPDGIAEGIELTGRPFVVGVQWHPECMMNSAKMRRLFRSFISAASRGI, via the coding sequence ATGACTCCCACTTCCCTTCCTTTTATTGGTGTCGTTATGTGCGGTTTTATGGATCAACGCCAGTTCGTCACCCACTCCTATATCTCTGCCATTGTCCGCTCCGGGGGATGCCCCATTGTCCTGCCCTGCACAGGGAAAAAGGAGGCATCACTTCAGGCCGCCTCCATCTGCCACGGATTTCTCTTCTGCGGCGGAGGAGATGTGACGCCCCTTCTTTTTGACCGGCCGCCCCTTTCCTCTGCCGGAGAAACAGATTTCCAAACCGATCTGTTTCAGCTGTCCCTCATGAAACATGTTCTCACTCTGTCGCGCCCCGTCCTGGGTATCTGCCGGGGAATGCAGCTTATGAACATTGTGCGGGGAGGGGAAATTCTGCAGGATCTTTCCCTTCACAGCGAACCCTGTCTGTGCCACATGCAGCATTCCCGTCTAAGAAGCGATCCCTGCCATTCCATCACCCTCCAAAAAGATAGTATACTACATAATATTCTGGGAGATCATGCGGAAGTCAACAGTTTCCACCATCAGGCTGTCCTGACTGCCGGAAAAGGAATATCCATCACAGCCCACTCTCCCGACGGCATTGCAGAAGGGATAGAACTGACCGGTCGTCCCTTCGTGGTGGGCGTCCAGTGGCACCCCGAATGCATGATGAACTCCGCAAAAATGCGGCGGCTGTTCCGCTCTTTTATATCTGCTGCGTCCAGGGGGATATAG
- a CDS encoding Gfo/Idh/MocA family protein, with protein MKVGILGAGNIAKKMAETLNGMEGASAYAVASRSPEKAEEFARSNHVEKAYGSYEEMLQDEQVELVYVATPHSHHLEHGKLCIKYGKPILMEKAFTANADQARELLDCAGDRGVFITEAIWTRYMPSRKKIDHIIASGQLGEICSLTANLGYALTDKKRMTDPALAGGALLDVGIYPLNFASMVLGNDVEKMTSACVKYKTGVDAQDSIILSYPGGKTATIHTGMLAATEQYGIVYGTEGYLIAYNINNIDRIEIFTPDRKLKERIDIPPQITGYEYEVLSCKKALEEGRLECPEMPHNETLKMMEWMDALRKDWGIRYPFE; from the coding sequence ATGAAAGTAGGAATCCTTGGAGCGGGAAATATTGCGAAAAAAATGGCGGAAACATTGAATGGAATGGAAGGAGCAAGCGCGTATGCAGTTGCTTCCCGAAGTCCGGAAAAGGCGGAAGAATTTGCAAGATCAAATCATGTGGAAAAAGCCTACGGCTCTTATGAAGAAATGCTTCAGGATGAACAGGTGGAGCTTGTCTATGTAGCGACTCCCCATTCTCACCACCTGGAACACGGAAAATTATGTATAAAATATGGAAAGCCGATTTTGATGGAGAAAGCATTTACAGCCAACGCCGATCAGGCGCGCGAACTTTTGGACTGTGCCGGAGACAGAGGGGTTTTTATTACAGAGGCCATCTGGACCAGATATATGCCTTCCAGAAAGAAAATAGACCATATCATTGCCTCCGGGCAGCTGGGAGAGATCTGTTCTCTTACAGCAAATCTGGGCTATGCCCTGACAGATAAGAAGAGGATGACAGATCCGGCCCTGGCAGGCGGAGCGCTTTTGGATGTGGGAATCTATCCTTTGAATTTTGCAAGTATGGTGCTGGGTAATGATGTTGAAAAAATGACGTCCGCATGTGTGAAATATAAGACTGGCGTGGATGCACAGGACAGCATCATACTGTCCTATCCGGGAGGGAAAACAGCGACTATCCACACCGGGATGCTGGCGGCGACAGAACAGTATGGTATTGTTTACGGTACAGAGGGTTATCTCATTGCATACAACATTAATAACATTGACCGGATTGAGATCTTTACGCCGGACAGAAAGTTAAAAGAAAGGATCGATATCCCTCCTCAGATCACCGGTTATGAGTACGAGGTGCTCTCCTGTAAAAAGGCTCTGGAGGAGGGACGCCTTGAATGCCCGGAAATGCCTCACAATGAAACCTTAAAAATGATGGAATGGATGGACGCTCTGAGAAAAGACTGGGGAATCCGCTATCCTTTTGAATAA
- a CDS encoding spore coat protein, with translation MLNEKTMVADALAGVNGELTRFGEMIPQTENQELKQCLKQMRNACEMSQEKIFELARSRSYYVPAAKASQQEIEHVRSILTQPAMK, from the coding sequence ATGTTAAATGAAAAGACAATGGTTGCCGACGCTCTGGCCGGAGTCAACGGCGAGCTGACCCGTTTTGGTGAAATGATCCCGCAGACAGAAAATCAGGAATTAAAACAGTGCCTGAAACAGATGAGAAATGCCTGCGAGATGTCACAGGAGAAAATTTTTGAGCTGGCAAGATCACGCAGTTATTACGTTCCTGCTGCAAAAGCATCACAGCAGGAAATCGAACATGTCCGCTCAATCCTGACACAGCCGGCAATGAAATAA
- a CDS encoding aminotransferase: MATTYEELSKEELLEIKSELEAEFEKVKAQGLKLDMSRGKPSTEQLNLSMGMMDVLNSDSDLVCEEGVDCRNYGVLDGIREAKQLLADMMEVPKENIVIFGNSSLNIMYDTIARSMTHGVMGSTPWCKLDKVKFLCPVPGYDRHFSITEYFGIEMINVPMTPTGPDMDIVEKLVSSDPAIKGIWCVPKYSNPQGITYSDETVHRFAKLNPAAEDFRIFWDNAYGIHHLYEDKQDYLIEILMECKKEGHPDMVYKFSSTSKISFPGSGIAAIAASTENLKAIREQMKIQTIGHDKVNQLRHARYFKDIHGMVQHMKKHADIMRPKFDAVLETLEREIGGLGIGSWLAPRGGYFISFDALPGCAKKIVAKAKEAGLVMTDAGATFPYGKDPQDSNIRIAPSYPTTEELKVATEIFVLSVKLVSIEKILASK, from the coding sequence ATGGCAACAACATATGAAGAATTATCAAAAGAAGAATTGCTGGAAATAAAATCAGAACTGGAAGCTGAATTTGAAAAGGTAAAGGCACAGGGACTGAAGCTGGATATGTCCCGGGGTAAACCGTCTACAGAACAGCTGAATCTTTCTATGGGAATGATGGATGTCCTGAACAGCGACTCTGACCTTGTCTGTGAGGAAGGAGTGGACTGCCGCAATTACGGTGTCCTGGACGGCATACGTGAAGCAAAGCAGCTGCTTGCTGATATGATGGAAGTTCCAAAGGAAAACATTGTAATTTTTGGGAATTCCAGTCTGAACATCATGTATGATACAATTGCCCGCTCTATGACTCACGGAGTAATGGGAAGCACTCCCTGGTGCAAACTGGATAAAGTCAAATTCTTATGTCCGGTTCCCGGGTACGACAGACATTTTTCAATTACAGAATATTTCGGCATTGAAATGATCAACGTGCCAATGACTCCAACCGGCCCTGATATGGATATTGTAGAGAAGCTTGTCAGCTCCGATCCGGCTATCAAAGGAATCTGGTGCGTTCCAAAATATTCCAACCCACAGGGAATCACTTACTCTGACGAGACAGTACACCGTTTTGCAAAACTGAATCCTGCTGCCGAAGATTTCCGTATCTTCTGGGACAATGCTTATGGAATCCATCATTTATATGAAGACAAGCAGGATTATCTCATTGAAATCCTTATGGAATGTAAGAAGGAAGGACATCCGGATATGGTATATAAGTTCTCTTCTACTTCCAAGATCAGTTTCCCGGGTTCCGGAATCGCCGCCATCGCTGCATCCACTGAAAACCTTAAGGCAATCCGCGAGCAGATGAAGATCCAGACCATCGGTCACGATAAAGTAAACCAGCTCCGCCACGCAAGATATTTTAAAGATATTCACGGCATGGTACAGCACATGAAAAAGCATGCAGATATCATGCGTCCTAAATTTGATGCCGTTTTGGAAACATTGGAACGGGAAATCGGAGGACTCGGCATCGGCTCCTGGCTGGCTCCCCGCGGTGGCTATTTCATCTCCTTTGACGCTCTTCCGGGATGCGCAAAGAAAATCGTTGCCAAAGCAAAAGAAGCCGGTCTTGTCATGACAGACGCCGGAGCTACCTTCCCCTACGGAAAGGATCCGCAGGACAGCAACATCCGTATTGCTCCATCCTATCCGACCACCGAGGAACTGAAGGTCGCTACTGAAATTTTTGTATTAAGCGTAAAACTGGTCAGCATAGAAAAAATACTGGCCTCTAAATAA
- a CDS encoding cytochrome c biogenesis protein/redoxin — MGFDLNISIPVITVFLQGILSFFSPCIFPLIPLYIGYLSGGAVRRGDSGELQYQKGKVLTHTLFFVAGISFTFFLLGMGVSAAGEFFSEHQAVFARVGGALVILLGLYQFGLLGTSKLLGNEHRLPLKFDRMAMSPVAALLMGFTFSFAWTPCVGPALSGVLLMTASAATRTKGFLMIGVYTLGFVIPFLAVGIFTTTLLKIFKKHGNIVRYTARAGAVLMILMGLMMMTGKMNGVTGYLSTPSVESESVQNDETKDNGEEDSVEEGAGENAEEDSAKTDPSAAVDFTLTDQYGQEHRLSDYRGKAVLLNFWATWCTVCKREMPDIQNLYEEYQAKGSGSDTVILGVAFPGISGEGSREEITAFLEENGYTYPVLMDESGQLMERFGIMAYPTTYMIDKEGKIYGYVSGMVGKEGLESMISQTLEGEK; from the coding sequence ATGGGATTTGATCTGAATATAAGTATTCCGGTAATTACAGTATTTCTTCAGGGGATCTTAAGCTTTTTTTCGCCTTGCATTTTCCCGCTGATCCCTTTATATATCGGTTACCTGTCAGGAGGAGCGGTCAGAAGAGGTGACAGCGGAGAGCTGCAATACCAGAAAGGAAAGGTTCTGACCCATACGCTGTTTTTTGTGGCTGGGATCAGCTTTACTTTCTTTTTGCTGGGGATGGGTGTGTCAGCTGCAGGAGAGTTCTTTTCCGAACATCAGGCTGTGTTTGCCAGAGTGGGAGGAGCCCTTGTGATCCTTCTTGGATTGTATCAGTTTGGCCTTTTGGGGACGTCTAAACTTCTTGGAAATGAACATCGGCTTCCCTTGAAATTTGACCGGATGGCTATGTCTCCTGTTGCAGCGCTGCTGATGGGATTTACATTCAGTTTTGCATGGACGCCGTGTGTGGGACCGGCGCTGTCGGGCGTGCTGCTGATGACGGCATCAGCAGCCACAAGGACGAAAGGATTTCTGATGATCGGTGTCTATACGCTGGGATTTGTTATTCCCTTCCTGGCTGTCGGTATATTTACCACAACTTTACTGAAGATTTTCAAAAAGCATGGAAATATTGTAAGATATACGGCGCGGGCAGGAGCGGTGCTGATGATCCTCATGGGGCTTATGATGATGACAGGAAAGATGAATGGAGTGACAGGGTATCTGTCAACGCCCTCCGTGGAATCAGAGTCCGTGCAGAATGATGAAACAAAAGACAATGGGGAAGAGGACAGTGTAGAAGAAGGAGCAGGAGAAAACGCAGAAGAAGACAGTGCAAAGACAGATCCTTCGGCAGCTGTTGATTTCACTTTGACAGATCAGTATGGGCAGGAGCACAGGCTGTCAGATTATCGGGGGAAGGCAGTTCTTCTGAATTTCTGGGCAACATGGTGTACGGTATGCAAGAGGGAAATGCCCGACATACAAAATCTGTATGAGGAATATCAGGCGAAAGGCAGCGGGAGCGATACGGTAATTTTGGGAGTTGCTTTTCCCGGAATTTCGGGAGAAGGAAGCAGGGAGGAAATTACTGCCTTTCTTGAGGAAAACGGATATACTTATCCGGTGCTGATGGACGAATCAGGACAGCTGATGGAAAGATTCGGGATCATGGCGTATCCTACAACCTATATGATCGATAAGGAAGGGAAAATTTACGGCTATGTAAGCGGCATGGTTGGCAAAGAAGGTCTGGAGAGTATGATCAGCCAGACGCTGGAAGGAGAAAAATAA
- a CDS encoding MATE family efflux transporter, producing the protein MNESKLLTGNITKSLLVFALPMIAGNLLQQFYNIADTIIVGRFLGADALAAVGSSYTLMTFLTSIILGLCMGSGASFSISYGKQDEVRMKGAIFQSFLFIGAVTVVLNLAVFLGINSIIWFLRVPASVTDLMRDYLLVIFAGIPATFFYNYFACLLRSVGNSRIPLIFLAVSAVMNIVLDLLFVLSFHWGVSGAAFATILSQYVSGMGLALYTLLHFPSLRPRKENLRWDRDIFREITGFSFLTCIQQSVMNFGILMVQGLVNSFGPVIMAAFAAAVKIDSFAYMPVQDFGNAFSTFIAQNFGAKKEDRIRQGIKSAFLTSFFFCLAVSLLVCIFARPLMKIFVSANETQIIEAGVHYLRIEGSCYFGIGILFLLYGLYRAIARPGISVVLTVISLGTRVFLAYTLSMVPWIGVTGIWVSVPIGWILADLTGIFVYRRLNRRRSNDKTAS; encoded by the coding sequence ATGAATGAGAGCAAACTCTTAACCGGAAATATCACAAAAAGCCTACTGGTTTTCGCACTTCCCATGATTGCCGGGAATCTGCTCCAGCAGTTTTACAATATTGCTGACACGATCATTGTCGGACGCTTCCTTGGGGCCGATGCTCTGGCTGCGGTAGGTTCTTCTTACACTCTGATGACATTTCTTACTTCCATCATCCTGGGCCTGTGTATGGGAAGCGGCGCTTCCTTTTCCATCAGCTATGGAAAACAGGATGAAGTTCGTATGAAGGGAGCTATTTTTCAATCGTTCCTTTTTATCGGAGCCGTTACTGTTGTTCTCAACCTGGCTGTTTTTCTTGGCATCAACAGCATTATCTGGTTCCTTCGCGTCCCCGCTTCTGTCACTGATCTGATGCGGGATTATCTGCTTGTCATTTTTGCAGGGATTCCTGCCACTTTTTTCTATAATTATTTTGCCTGCCTCCTCCGCTCTGTTGGAAACTCCAGGATTCCACTGATCTTTCTGGCTGTTTCTGCCGTCATGAATATTGTTCTGGATCTCCTTTTTGTTCTCTCCTTCCATTGGGGTGTATCAGGCGCTGCCTTTGCGACTATCCTTTCACAATATGTTTCCGGAATGGGACTTGCACTGTACACTCTTCTGCATTTTCCCTCTCTTCGTCCCCGGAAAGAAAATCTAAGGTGGGACCGGGATATTTTTCGGGAAATCACCGGTTTTTCTTTCCTCACCTGTATTCAGCAGTCTGTTATGAATTTCGGCATCCTCATGGTACAGGGACTTGTCAACAGCTTCGGCCCGGTTATCATGGCTGCATTTGCGGCTGCTGTAAAAATTGATTCCTTCGCCTATATGCCGGTACAGGATTTCGGAAACGCCTTTTCTACTTTTATTGCACAGAATTTCGGCGCAAAAAAAGAAGACCGCATCAGACAGGGAATCAAAAGTGCTTTCCTCACTTCCTTTTTCTTCTGTCTGGCTGTCAGTCTTCTTGTCTGTATCTTTGCCCGTCCTCTTATGAAGATCTTTGTATCTGCCAATGAGACACAAATCATCGAAGCCGGAGTACACTATCTTCGCATTGAAGGCTCCTGCTATTTCGGGATTGGCATTTTGTTTTTATTGTACGGGCTGTACCGCGCTATCGCCCGTCCGGGTATATCTGTGGTTTTAACGGTTATTTCCCTGGGAACCCGTGTATTTCTGGCCTACACCCTCTCTATGGTACCGTGGATCGGAGTCACCGGCATATGGGTGTCTGTTCCCATCGGATGGATTCTGGCGGATCTGACCGGAATCTTTGTATACCGGAGGTTGAACCGGCGCCGCTCGAACGACAAGACGGCATCTTAA
- a CDS encoding CPBP family intramembrane glutamic endopeptidase — protein MKNCFPNNSSLFSGLRKNLFIIFYILYTLVMIGVSVHFDKKNQFYLTSFLGIAISAVYVGAIIFRNRHDLTSLGICMKGLKITIVLFVLIVGISFFMNYLPFSSSEVSICDYIFNMIIYFCMFFFVEEFIYRAYLGPKLMRLYNKHLGAVISGVLWGSMHILLNIGRPDMQVNSLLIFNSITSGIAGQYIFMFFYKKVGNIFFPVFLHMAPHILTTEITYKISVFTQ, from the coding sequence ATGAAAAACTGTTTTCCAAATAATAGTTCCTTATTTTCAGGTTTAAGAAAAAATCTTTTTATTATTTTTTATATATTATACACGCTGGTAATGATAGGAGTAAGTGTTCATTTTGATAAGAAGAATCAATTTTACTTAACCAGTTTTTTAGGCATAGCAATTTCTGCAGTTTATGTTGGTGCTATTATTTTTAGAAATCGGCATGATCTAACTTCGTTAGGGATTTGTATGAAAGGTTTGAAAATAACGATAGTATTGTTTGTGCTTATAGTTGGAATTTCTTTCTTTATGAATTATCTGCCGTTTTCTTCTTCAGAAGTTTCAATTTGTGATTACATTTTTAATATGATTATATATTTTTGTATGTTTTTCTTTGTAGAAGAATTTATTTACAGAGCTTATTTAGGGCCAAAGCTTATGAGATTATATAATAAGCATCTGGGAGCTGTTATTAGTGGAGTATTGTGGGGGAGTATGCATATTCTCTTGAATATTGGGCGTCCCGATATGCAAGTGAATAGCCTTTTGATATTTAATTCAATAACCTCTGGTATAGCAGGACAGTACATATTTATGTTCTTTTATAAAAAAGTAGGAAATATTTTTTTCCCTGTTTTCCTTCATATGGCTCCACATATTCTGACTACAGAAATAACTTATAAAATATCTGTTTTTACACAATAA
- a CDS encoding MATE family efflux transporter — protein MAQNFGAKKEDRIRQGIRSAFLVSFFFCLAVSLLVCIFARPLMQIFVSADETQIIEAGVHYLRIEGSCYFGIGILFLLYGLYRAIARPGMSVVLTVISLGTRVLLAYTLSMVPWIGVTGIWLSVPIGWALADLTGIFVYRRLNRRRCATKPVS, from the coding sequence ATTGCACAAAATTTCGGGGCAAAAAAAGAAGACCGCATCAGACAGGGGATCAGAAGCGCATTCCTTGTTTCCTTTTTCTTCTGTCTGGCTGTCAGTCTTCTCGTCTGTATCTTTGCCCGTCCTCTTATGCAGATCTTTGTATCTGCCGATGAGACGCAGATCATCGAAGCCGGAGTCCACTATCTTCGCATTGAAGGCTCCTGCTATTTTGGGATTGGTATTTTGTTTTTATTATACGGGCTGTACCGCGCTATCGCCCGCCCGGGCATGTCTGTCGTTCTGACAGTCATTTCCCTTGGAACCCGTGTGCTGCTGGCCTACACACTCTCTATGGTGCCGTGGATCGGGGTTACCGGCATATGGCTGTCCGTTCCGATCGGATGGGCTTTAGCAGACCTGACCGGAATCTTTGTATACCGGAGGTTGAACCGGCGCCGCTGCGCCACCAAACCGGTCTCCTAG
- a CDS encoding flavin reductase codes for MKFKEITVEDMTFNPFTRTNKDWILIAAGDEEENNLMTASWGLFGTLWRKSIVEIFIRPQRYTKKFADENDMLTISFLPDGYREALKICGTKSGKDMNKWEAAGLHPYYVDGTVGVEEAELIIVGKKQYTQWVDPTLFIEKENDIKCYPEKDYHEMYMLEIVRILQKEE; via the coding sequence ATGAAATTTAAAGAAATTACTGTGGAAGATATGACATTCAATCCCTTTACAAGGACAAATAAAGACTGGATCCTGATTGCGGCAGGGGATGAAGAGGAAAATAATCTGATGACGGCATCATGGGGGTTGTTTGGAACACTCTGGAGAAAAAGTATTGTGGAAATTTTTATCCGCCCTCAGCGCTATACCAAAAAATTTGCAGACGAGAATGATATGCTCACTATATCTTTCCTGCCGGACGGTTACCGGGAAGCATTGAAGATCTGTGGTACAAAGTCGGGAAAAGATATGAATAAATGGGAAGCTGCGGGTCTTCATCCCTATTATGTGGATGGGACAGTAGGAGTAGAGGAGGCAGAACTCATTATTGTGGGAAAGAAACAGTATACGCAGTGGGTGGATCCGACACTGTTTATTGAAAAAGAGAATGACATAAAATGTTATCCGGAGAAGGACTACCATGAGATGTATATGCTGGAAATTGTAAGGATTCTGCAAAAGGAAGAGTAG
- a CDS encoding SDR family NAD(P)-dependent oxidoreductase: MGFEKMFSLNGKNALIVGGSRGLGRGMAEALSEAGAQVILASRKEEECKKAAGEIQKKTGGKAFGLRADISGKNGASQLVAEAVDLAGHVDILLNSAGVNVRKPSVDYTEEDWDRVQEVQLKGVFFTCQAAARHMIEKKIRGRIINVASINAKVVAREDIVSYVAAKGGVMQMTKALAAEWASHGITVNAVAPGFFQTELTKVLFEDSDVRSKLLSHIPMRRFGDPDQDLGGIAVFYASDLSAYTTGQMLCVDGGYTLI; this comes from the coding sequence ATGGGTTTTGAAAAAATGTTTTCTCTGAACGGAAAAAATGCGTTGATCGTTGGAGGGTCAAGGGGACTTGGAAGGGGAATGGCAGAAGCTCTTTCGGAGGCAGGAGCACAGGTAATCCTTGCTAGCAGAAAAGAAGAAGAATGTAAAAAAGCAGCAGGAGAAATACAGAAAAAAACCGGCGGAAAGGCTTTTGGACTACGAGCAGATATCAGTGGGAAAAACGGTGCTTCCCAGCTGGTGGCAGAGGCGGTAGATTTGGCAGGACATGTGGATATCCTTTTGAACAGCGCAGGAGTCAATGTCAGAAAACCGTCAGTGGATTATACGGAAGAAGATTGGGATAGGGTACAGGAGGTACAGCTGAAAGGTGTGTTTTTTACCTGTCAAGCTGCGGCAAGGCATATGATAGAAAAAAAGATCAGAGGGCGGATTATTAATGTTGCGTCCATCAATGCAAAGGTTGTTGCAAGGGAGGATATCGTTTCTTATGTGGCCGCCAAAGGCGGTGTGATGCAGATGACAAAAGCGCTGGCAGCAGAGTGGGCGTCTCATGGAATTACGGTGAATGCGGTCGCACCGGGATTTTTCCAGACAGAACTTACAAAAGTTTTGTTTGAAGATTCGGATGTAAGATCCAAATTGTTAAGCCATATACCGATGCGGCGTTTTGGAGATCCAGATCAGGATCTAGGAGGGATTGCCGTATTCTATGCGTCAGATCTGTCAGCCTATACAACCGGACAGATGTTGTGTGTGGACGGAGGTTATACATTGATATAG
- a CDS encoding FadR/GntR family transcriptional regulator: protein MIESNESWLLPMPKKNLSRMVTDKITEALATGQLKPGEYLPSENQLSENLGVGKSSIREAIKMLEAVGVVEIVKGHGSRIRTSIDSDALNPLTYQLILQSNSSQDNLVEFRRIIENAVSCLAVNTITDEEILFLEKLHEQMKEKAEKKEDTLELDVQFHEYIYSATKNPFFSCIGNAIMKLFKPSMEVSNSIYQNIVLENHERILQAFKKRDQNAMHDAILHSINKWDTLTLHH from the coding sequence ATGATAGAATCAAATGAATCATGGCTTTTGCCCATGCCCAAAAAAAATTTGAGCCGCATGGTTACTGATAAAATTACCGAAGCCTTGGCAACCGGACAGCTCAAACCCGGTGAGTATCTTCCTTCCGAAAATCAACTTTCTGAAAACCTGGGAGTCGGAAAATCCAGCATCCGTGAAGCAATAAAAATGCTGGAGGCAGTCGGCGTCGTAGAAATTGTAAAAGGACACGGCAGCCGTATCCGTACTTCTATTGATTCCGATGCCTTAAACCCGCTGACCTATCAGCTGATCCTCCAGAGCAATTCTTCACAGGATAATCTGGTTGAATTTCGTCGCATCATTGAAAACGCTGTCAGCTGCCTTGCCGTAAATACAATTACTGATGAAGAGATCCTTTTTCTAGAAAAGTTGCATGAACAAATGAAAGAAAAAGCCGAAAAAAAGGAAGACACATTGGAATTAGATGTCCAGTTTCATGAATATATCTATTCCGCAACAAAAAATCCTTTTTTTTCCTGTATCGGGAATGCGATCATGAAATTGTTCAAGCCTTCCATGGAGGTTTCCAACTCCATCTATCAGAATATTGTGCTGGAAAACCATGAACGGATCCTTCAAGCCTTTAAAAAGAGAGATCAAAATGCCATGCACGACGCAATTCTTCACTCTATCAATAAGTGGGATACCCTGACACTGCATCATTAA
- a CDS encoding GntP family permease: protein MSEMAQVSLWLIISIVVILISIMKLKLSPVIGLIFGSLVMGLGCGMNLLDTATTIGTGFGDLMAGIGLPIGLGVILGKLLEENGGARVIAETLVAKAGEKYALYALGFAGFLLAIPVFFDITFIILVPLAIEVSKTLKKPLPYAIGAVTIGAAGAHTLVPPTPNPLAAAQIFHFDLGIMLGVGAVVCLFVYIIGTTIYFKMLDKGFWNKEKDETGILEMSESKPIPEGAPSFGMALIPLLLPVVCILLDTVSTAFGVDSAVLSFLADKTIAMLLGTLAAYLISIKSIGKNLESVANKAVADSGIVLLITGAGGSFGAVISATGFADIIAESFTSIGTSPVVLVLFAFIIAVVFRIALGSGTVASITSMNIMAGFASMTTLHPVFIALACLAGGISVGHVNDSGFWVVTNMSGYTVKGGLKSYTLAGIFIAVFTMIVCIAAALISSI, encoded by the coding sequence ATGTCTGAAATGGCACAGGTATCATTATGGCTTATTATTTCAATCGTTGTGATTTTAATTTCTATTATGAAATTGAAATTAAGTCCAGTTATCGGGTTGATCTTTGGAAGTCTTGTCATGGGGCTTGGATGCGGCATGAATCTGTTAGATACAGCGACAACAATTGGAACCGGATTTGGCGACCTAATGGCTGGAATCGGTCTTCCAATCGGTTTAGGCGTTATTTTAGGAAAACTGCTGGAAGAAAATGGAGGCGCTCGTGTGATTGCAGAAACGCTGGTAGCAAAAGCCGGCGAGAAATATGCGCTTTACGCTCTTGGATTTGCGGGATTTCTTCTTGCAATACCGGTATTTTTTGATATTACTTTTATTATCCTTGTACCTCTTGCAATTGAAGTAAGTAAAACTTTGAAAAAACCTTTGCCATACGCCATTGGCGCTGTAACGATCGGTGCGGCCGGAGCACATACTCTGGTTCCGCCTACACCAAATCCTCTTGCAGCTGCACAGATCTTTCATTTTGATCTTGGTATCATGCTTGGTGTAGGGGCAGTTGTCTGCCTTTTCGTCTATATTATAGGAACAACGATTTATTTTAAAATGCTGGATAAAGGGTTCTGGAATAAAGAAAAAGATGAAACGGGAATTTTGGAAATGAGTGAGTCAAAGCCAATCCCGGAAGGAGCACCAAGCTTCGGTATGGCTCTGATTCCTTTGCTGCTCCCGGTTGTCTGCATCCTGCTTGACACAGTCAGTACAGCATTTGGAGTGGATTCCGCTGTACTGTCATTTCTCGCAGACAAAACAATCGCCATGCTCCTTGGAACTCTGGCTGCTTATTTGATCTCTATTAAATCTATTGGGAAAAATCTGGAAAGTGTAGCGAATAAGGCAGTTGCAGATTCCGGTATCGTTCTTCTGATTACCGGAGCCGGCGGATCGTTTGGAGCTGTGATCAGTGCCACCGGATTTGCTGACATCATTGCGGAAAGCTTTACATCAATTGGAACTTCGCCGGTTGTTCTGGTACTGTTTGCCTTTATCATAGCGGTAGTGTTCAGAATAGCGCTTGGTTCAGGAACAGTTGCTTCCATCACTTCCATGAACATAATGGCTGGTTTTGCCAGTATGACAACACTGCATCCGGTTTTTATCGCACTGGCGTGCCTGGCCGGCGGAATCAGTGTTGGACATGTAAATGACAGTGGTTTCTGGGTTGTAACCAACATGTCCGGCTACACTGTAAAGGGAGGACTTAAGTCCTACACACTGGCAGGCATATTTATAGCCGTATTCACAATGATTGTTTGTATTGCGGCAGCACTAATCAGCTCCATATAG